Within Streptobacillus felis, the genomic segment ATATTTTTTACTTTATTAATTTTATAACTATTATCTATCAAATCATTAGCTTTTTTTCTTGCTTTAGTGTATGCTTCTTCATACATATCCAAATATTTTTCTTTTAAATTAGATAAAGAATATTCAATATCTCTATCAATTTCTATATTATATTTTCCTGCAATTTCTATAAGTTCATTTATTTTTTCTACATTTCTAAGTTTAAATGAAAAATCATTTACTATTTCAAAATATTCTTCATCTATTCTATCTTTCTTCTTATATGTATCATAAAAATTAAATTCAAAATCTCTCCCAAATTCATCTCTTAACCTTTTAACTTTTTCAGCAATTATTTTAAAAGTTTCTTTTTTATCTTTAGAGTTTGCAACTAATTTAAAGGTAATTTTACCTTTTTGCATTTTATATCCTATTGCACCAATTTTTTCTAATTCATCTATAATTTTAGAACCTTCATTTTCATTAGATAGAATAGAAAAAGTCATAACAGTTTCATAACCCTTATCTTTTTCTTCTTTTAGTTTTAAAAATTTTCTGTCATAAATATTTTCTGTTTTAACGCTATCTATTTTTATTCCTTTTTGTTTTAAAGTAGATAAAAATTCATTTACAGTTTCCCTATTTTTAAATCTAACCTTATCTAAATTATCTCCTTCTGTATTCAAAGTAAAATTAATAAATGCAGTATCAGCACTAAATTCTTTTTTTACATTCTGACTAGTTGATACTGTAATTTGTTGACCAAAAATATTTAAGCTTCCTAAAATACAAATTAACAATAGTTTTTTCATACCAATAACTCCTTTTACATCTTTAATATACCCCTATTTTACCTTATTCAAATTATATTTTCCTTATACCTTACTTATTTTATACTTCTTACCATATTTAAAAATGGTAATAATACTTCAAAAAACTTATCAATTTCATCTTTAGTATTATACTTAGAAAAACTTATTCTTATTGCACTAATTACTCTATCCTTAGGTAATTTTATGGCCTTAAGTACATGTGAATCCTTCTTGTTTGCTGAACAAGCAGATCCAGTAGAAATATATATATCATTACTAGATAAAAAATTCTGTAAAACTTCAGCTCTAGCACCTATAAAAGAAACATTAATAATACTATCACTTGAATTAGTAGGACTGTTAACATATACATTAGATATTCCTTCAAGTTTAGATAAAAAATATTTTTTCAATTCTTTAATATGTTCCATATTATTATCTATTTCCATAGCCTTTAAGAACCCAAATACTAATTCATTAGGCATAGTACGAGGTATATATTTATTCTCACTATTATCTCCATATACTTGATCCTTAATTTTAACTCCATCTTTTATATATATAGCTCCTATACCCTTAGGTCCATGTATTTTATGTGAACTAATAGATAATAGGTCAACAGAAATTTTAGAAAAATCATAATCTATATGTTTTAATCCTTGTACGAAATCTATATGTAAATATGTACTAGGATTTTTACTTTTAACAACACGTGATATAGCTTCCATATCTATGCTAGTTCCTATTTCATTATTAACTCCCATAATAGATACTAGTTTAGTATCTTCTCTAACTATATCAGCTAAATTTTCTAAATCTATATTACCGTATTCATCAACTTTAGCAAATTCTACATCATAACCTTCATTTTTAAGTTCTAAAGCTGTATTTAATAAAGAGGGATGTTCAATAGGTGAAATTATTAAATGTCCTTTTTTTTCTCTTCTCATAATAGAAGTTAAAGCAAAATTATTTGCTTCTCCTCCACCTGAAGTAAAAGAAAAATTATCAGGATTTAATCCCAATATTTTTTTAAATATTTTCTTCTTTTCTTTTATACTTTTTTTTACTTCTTCAGCCCCTTTATAACCAGAATCTACATTCAAATACATTTCATTCATAACCCTAGCCATCTCTTCTATTACTTTTTCATCAACACGAGTAGTTGCTGAATTATCAAAATATATCATTTTTTTACCTTCTTTTCTTAAAATTTAGAAAAGAGGGGAGGCCCCTCTTATCTATATATTCTATAATCTATATTTCTAAATATATTGTCTCTACTTTCTATTTCTCTTAACCATTCTTCATCTATACTTCCATGTTTAATATCTTCATATAGTTTAAATAGTCTATATGTATGATCAGATACTTTCTTTTCAGCATATCCAACCATAGTTTTAGTGAACATTATAAATGGCCAACAAGAAGTTTGAGCTAAGAATAACTCCCTTGCAGCTTGATTTAGCGCTCTATATTCTAATTTATTAGCTGGCTCTCTTTGAGCTATTTCTATCATTTTTTCAGCTGCTTTATGTAAATGTCTATAGATATAGTCATTAGAACCATCTACCCAAACATCATAATATCCATTTGCTCCCCAACTTGACATACTTAAATCAACTATTTGATTTAATTTATATATATCTAAATATCTTGAAGGAGTAATGCTTCCAAAATTAGATTCTTGCATAGCTCTAAATATATATTCTAAGAATATAGGCCCTTCATACCACCAGTGTCCATATAACTCTGCATCATATGGTGATACTATTATAGGTTTTCTATATTTCATTTTACTTGCTAAGAAATCAATTTGTTTGCTACGATTAAACACAAAGTTGTATGCATGTGAAATAGCAGTATTTCTTGCTTCTTCAGGATCATAAGCCTTTTTAAATGTACCTTTTTTATCTGTAATTGCATGATATTTTATCCCTATATTACGCCTTACTCCATCACTATGTAAGAAAGGTTTAATATATTCATAGTCTAATTCATATCCTGCATCTTTATGGAACTCTCTGTAAGCTCCATCACCTGGATAACCAACTTCAGATGACCATACTTGTTCTGAAGATTCTAAATCTCTTGCAAAAGCTGCAACTCCATTTTCTGTAAATACTGGTGAATATACTCCATAAACAGGTCTTGGATTAGAGTTTTTAATTCCGTGTGCATCTACTAAGAAATATCTAATTCCTTCATCTTTTAAGTATTTATCTTGACCTTTGTAGTAAGCACATTCAGCAAGCCATATTCCTTGAGGTTCTCTTCCGAAGTTAGACATATAGTCAAGTTTTGCCATTTTAACTTGAGCTCTAACAGCATTAGGGAAATCCTTCATCATAGGTAACATTCCATGAGTTGCTGTAACTGGAATAATTTCTAGACTACCTAAATCTTGAAAGTACTTAAATCTTTTTATTAAGTTTTTATCATTATCTAAGAAGTATTTTCTTGCATTGAAATATGTATCATAATTATGTAATGCTATTTTGTACATATCTGGATATGGAGCAAGTCTTTCTAATTCTAAATTACAAAATTCCACTAATTTATCCATATGTTTTAAATATCTATTTTGTAACATTTCATCATTTAACATATTAGCTAAAGTCCCTGAAATTGTCATAGTAATGTTAAAAGGAACTCTATCTCTAGTTAAGTTTTCAAACATATTTAAAAGAGGAATATATGTTTCTGTTATCGCTTCAAAAAGCCAATCTTCTTCTAAAAATTCTTCATACTCCGGATGTCTTACATATGGTAAATGTGCATGTAAAACAATACTTAAATAACCTTTCACAATAATCACTCCCTATTTCTTCATTATCAATGCATTACTTCCATCTAAATAATATTTTTTTCTAACCGATATTTTTTTAAATCCAATTTCCTCATAAAGCTTTATTGCAGCAATATTTTTTTCAGATACTTCTAAAAATATATCTTTATTATATGAAATACTATATAAAAGCTTTTTTGCATATCCTTTATTTCTATATTTTTCTTTTATTGCTATTTCAAACAATTCATAACTGTCAAAACTATCAAGTAATATCATATATCCTATAAATTCTTCTTCAACAATAGTATTTATTTTATAACTAGAATTATTAAACATATTTTCAATATCAATATATTTTTTTTTATCTAAAAAACATTCATTATGTAAATTAAGAATTTCTTCTATTTCATTATTTTTCATTTATTAATCCTACTCTATTAAATGGATACCATCTCAATAGTAACTTACCATAAATTCTATTTTCTCTTACATATCCAAAATATCTAGAATCATTACTATTATTTGTATTATCTCCCATAGCCATATAGTAATTACTATCTAGTGTTATTTCCTCTCCATTTAATAATTTAGACATGGTCTCAATGTCATATTTGAAGTCTAAT encodes:
- a CDS encoding cysteine desulfurase family protein, yielding MIYFDNSATTRVDEKVIEEMARVMNEMYLNVDSGYKGAEEVKKSIKEKKKIFKKILGLNPDNFSFTSGGGEANNFALTSIMRREKKGHLIISPIEHPSLLNTALELKNEGYDVEFAKVDEYGNIDLENLADIVREDTKLVSIMGVNNEIGTSIDMEAISRVVKSKNPSTYLHIDFVQGLKHIDYDFSKISVDLLSISSHKIHGPKGIGAIYIKDGVKIKDQVYGDNSENKYIPRTMPNELVFGFLKAMEIDNNMEHIKELKKYFLSKLEGISNVYVNSPTNSSDSIINVSFIGARAEVLQNFLSSNDIYISTGSACSANKKDSHVLKAIKLPKDRVISAIRISFSKYNTKDEIDKFFEVLLPFLNMVRSIK
- a CDS encoding glycoside hydrolase family 57 protein; this encodes MKGYLSIVLHAHLPYVRHPEYEEFLEEDWLFEAITETYIPLLNMFENLTRDRVPFNITMTISGTLANMLNDEMLQNRYLKHMDKLVEFCNLELERLAPYPDMYKIALHNYDTYFNARKYFLDNDKNLIKRFKYFQDLGSLEIIPVTATHGMLPMMKDFPNAVRAQVKMAKLDYMSNFGREPQGIWLAECAYYKGQDKYLKDEGIRYFLVDAHGIKNSNPRPVYGVYSPVFTENGVAAFARDLESSEQVWSSEVGYPGDGAYREFHKDAGYELDYEYIKPFLHSDGVRRNIGIKYHAITDKKGTFKKAYDPEEARNTAISHAYNFVFNRSKQIDFLASKMKYRKPIIVSPYDAELYGHWWYEGPIFLEYIFRAMQESNFGSITPSRYLDIYKLNQIVDLSMSSWGANGYYDVWVDGSNDYIYRHLHKAAEKMIEIAQREPANKLEYRALNQAARELFLAQTSCWPFIMFTKTMVGYAEKKVSDHTYRLFKLYEDIKHGSIDEEWLREIESRDNIFRNIDYRIYR
- a CDS encoding GNAT family N-acetyltransferase, with the translated sequence MKNNEIEEILNLHNECFLDKKKYIDIENMFNNSSYKINTIVEEEFIGYMILLDSFDSYELFEIAIKEKYRNKGYAKKLLYSISYNKDIFLEVSEKNIAAIKLYEEIGFKKISVRKKYYLDGSNALIMKK